Proteins encoded within one genomic window of Thunnus maccoyii chromosome 22, fThuMac1.1, whole genome shotgun sequence:
- the ing2 gene encoding inhibitor of growth protein 2, whose amino-acid sequence MLGHHYPNADKSQQLVNYVEDYLECVESLPLDIQRNVSLLREIDAKYQEVLKEVDEVFEKYKGEQDAAQRKRLQIQLQRALIISQELGDEKIHVVTQMTELVENRSRQMDSHSLCLQEPGESERLTTERRSNVQESPAPERTSARRPRRQRNSESRDSSHPSANGSLVDDPVEELSLPPPREKKSKSAKKKKRKAKQERDASPVDFAIDPNEPTYCLCEQVSYGEMIGCDNDQCPIEWFHFSCVGLTYKPKGKWYCPKCRGDNEKTMDKSLDKNRKDRRSR is encoded by the exons ATGTTAGGCCATCACTATCCAAATGCCGACAAGTCGCAACAACTGGTCAACTATGTGGAGGATTATCTGGAATGTGTGGAGTCCCTGCCTTTGGACATacaaagaaatgtttctttGCTTCGGGAAATTGATGCAAAGTATCAAG AGGTGCTGAAGGAGGTGGATGAAGTATTTGAGAAGTACAAAGGTGAGCAAGATGCAGCTCAGAGAAAGCGCCTGCAGATCCAGCTGCAGCGGGCACTCATTATCAGCCAGGAGCTGGGCGACGAGAAGATCCACGTGGTGACCCAGATGACGGAGCTGGTGGAGAATCGCTCCCGCCAAATGGACTCCCACTCCCTGTGCCTCCAGGAACCCGGCGAGTCTGAGCGGCTCACTACAGAGCGGCGCTCCAACGTCCAAGAGTCCCCAGCTCCTGAACGCACCTCAGCCCGCCGCCCACGACGCCAACGCAACAGCGAGAGTCGTGACTCCAGCCACCCATCAGCCAACGGCTCTCTAGTAGACGACCCTGTGGAGGAACTCTCCCTACCTCCGCCCCGAGAGAAGAAATCCAAATCtgcgaagaagaagaagcgcAAGGCCAAACAGGAACGAGACGCCTCACCAGTCGACTTTGCAATCGACCCCAATGAGCCCACCTACTGTCTCTGCGAGCAAGTGTCTTATGGTGAGATGATCGGCTGCGACAATGACCAGTGCCCCATCGAGTGGTTCCACTTTTCCTGTGTGGGGCTGACCTACAAGCCCAAGGGCAAGTGGTACTGCCCCAAATGCAGAGGGGACAATGAAAAGACCATGGACAAAAGCCTAGACAAGAACAGAAAAGACCGCCGGTCCAGGTAG